A single region of the Solwaraspora sp. WMMD791 genome encodes:
- a CDS encoding ABC transporter substrate-binding protein, which yields MRPIRSAVATALASTLLASSLAGCQFGSDSTAEGEIVIAADLELSGAAAAVGKGYQRALELRVEQINESGLLGGRTIRLDVRDNRSDPSESLRNIGDFTSNSQVTAIIMGSCSDCAVGAARTLNDKRVPTISLAPATAVATPVAERRYVFKLGPNAADSAATIANELRRRGIRQASLLHTDDEYGKDGLRVMSAELDKLDIDLVASKQVRTTDTDVSQAVSALAEPEDDDENPGALLVWTSAEQAVLAADSAAQVDYPGPVFFDAAAAGDLFLTGGSANGAEGVNLVFTQTMVIDDVIANTPAKAARKQWFRDYTARFGSYYGFSSFAADAVQLIAEAVALSSGETVDREAVREVLETTQLDGLSGPIRMTPDNHSGLMPQALTMLVFRGGRWRLAS from the coding sequence TTGAGGCCCATCCGTTCCGCCGTCGCGACGGCGCTCGCATCCACATTGCTGGCCTCTTCGCTCGCGGGATGCCAGTTCGGTAGTGATTCGACAGCCGAGGGCGAGATCGTCATCGCCGCCGATCTTGAGCTGTCCGGTGCCGCTGCGGCGGTCGGCAAGGGCTACCAGCGCGCTCTCGAACTCAGGGTCGAACAGATCAACGAGTCAGGGCTGCTGGGTGGTCGCACCATCCGGCTCGACGTGCGGGACAACCGTTCTGATCCCAGTGAATCGTTGCGCAACATCGGCGATTTCACCAGCAACTCCCAGGTCACCGCAATCATCATGGGCAGCTGCAGTGACTGCGCCGTCGGCGCGGCCCGGACACTCAACGACAAGCGGGTGCCGACGATCTCGCTGGCGCCGGCGACCGCCGTGGCCACTCCGGTCGCCGAGCGGCGGTACGTGTTCAAGCTGGGGCCCAACGCGGCCGACAGCGCCGCCACCATCGCCAACGAACTCCGCCGCCGTGGCATCCGGCAGGCCAGCCTGCTGCACACCGACGACGAGTACGGCAAGGACGGCCTGCGGGTGATGTCCGCCGAGCTGGACAAGCTCGACATCGACCTGGTCGCCAGCAAGCAGGTCCGCACCACCGACACCGATGTCAGCCAGGCGGTTTCGGCGTTGGCGGAGCCGGAGGACGACGACGAGAATCCGGGCGCACTGCTGGTCTGGACGTCGGCCGAGCAGGCCGTCCTGGCCGCCGACAGCGCGGCGCAGGTCGACTACCCCGGGCCGGTCTTCTTCGACGCCGCCGCCGCCGGGGACCTGTTCCTGACCGGTGGCTCCGCCAACGGAGCCGAGGGCGTCAACCTGGTCTTCACCCAGACCATGGTGATCGACGACGTGATCGCCAACACCCCGGCGAAGGCCGCCCGTAAGCAGTGGTTCCGCGACTACACCGCCCGGTTCGGCAGCTACTACGGCTTCTCGTCGTTCGCCGCCGACGCCGTGCAGCTGATCGCCGAGGCGGTGGCCCTGTCCAGCGGCGAGACGGTCGACCGCGAGGCCGTCCGGGAGGTGCTGGAGACGACCCAGCTCGACGGGCTCTCCGGGCCGATCCGGATGACGCCGGACAACCACTCGGGGCTGATGCCGCAGGCGCTGACGATGCTGGTGTTCCGGGGTGGCCGCTGGCGGCTGGCCAGCTGA
- the thiC gene encoding phosphomethylpyrimidine synthase ThiC: MQARRKVYVQGPRPDIQVPFAEVTLAGDNPPVRLYDTSGPGSDPQVGLPPLRGPWIAQRGDVAPARGAGTPLAGADGRRPTQLAYARAGTVTPEMEFVAVRENLPVEVVREEIAAGRAVLPANVNHPESEPMIIGSRFLVKVNANIGTSAVSSSVAEEVEKLTWATRWGADTVMDLSTGKRIHETREAIVRNSAVPIGTVPIYQALEKVGGDPVKLSWDVFRDTVIEQAEQGVDYMTVHAGVLLPYVPLAVDRVTGIVSRGGSIMAAWCLAHHEENFLYTHFAELCEILARYDVTFSLGDGLRPGSIADANDAAQFAELRTLGELTSVAWEHDVQVMIEGPGHVPMHKIKENVDLQQELCHQAPFYTLGPLTTDIAPAYDHITSAIGAAMIGMFGTAMLCYVTPKEHLGLPDRDDVKAGVIAYKIAAHAADLAKGHPGAQAWDDALSKARFEFRWEDQFNLSLDPETARSYHDATLPAEPAKSAHFCSMCGPKFCSMKITQDLKEYAQQGMRDKSDEFVAAGGRVYLPLA, encoded by the coding sequence ATGCAGGCTCGTCGAAAGGTGTACGTGCAAGGACCGCGACCGGACATCCAGGTGCCGTTCGCCGAGGTGACCCTGGCGGGCGACAACCCGCCGGTGCGGCTCTACGACACGTCCGGCCCGGGGTCGGACCCGCAGGTCGGGTTGCCGCCGCTGCGCGGACCGTGGATCGCGCAGCGTGGTGACGTGGCTCCGGCACGCGGGGCCGGCACCCCGCTGGCGGGCGCGGACGGGCGTCGGCCGACCCAGTTGGCGTACGCCCGGGCCGGGACCGTCACCCCGGAGATGGAGTTCGTCGCGGTGCGCGAGAACCTTCCGGTCGAGGTGGTACGGGAGGAGATCGCCGCCGGTCGCGCGGTGCTGCCGGCCAACGTCAACCACCCGGAGTCCGAGCCGATGATCATCGGTAGTCGGTTCCTGGTGAAGGTGAACGCCAACATCGGCACCTCGGCGGTCTCGTCGTCGGTGGCCGAGGAGGTGGAGAAGCTGACCTGGGCCACCCGGTGGGGTGCGGACACGGTGATGGACCTGTCCACCGGCAAGCGGATCCACGAGACCCGCGAGGCGATCGTGCGCAACTCGGCGGTGCCGATCGGTACGGTGCCGATCTACCAGGCGTTGGAGAAGGTCGGTGGGGATCCGGTCAAGCTGAGCTGGGACGTGTTCCGGGACACCGTGATCGAGCAGGCCGAGCAGGGCGTCGACTACATGACGGTGCACGCCGGGGTGCTGCTGCCGTACGTGCCGTTGGCGGTCGACCGGGTCACCGGGATCGTCTCCCGGGGCGGGTCGATCATGGCCGCCTGGTGTCTGGCGCACCACGAGGAGAACTTCCTCTACACGCACTTCGCGGAGCTGTGCGAGATCCTGGCCCGCTACGACGTGACCTTCTCGCTGGGTGACGGGCTGCGACCCGGTTCGATCGCCGACGCCAACGACGCCGCCCAGTTCGCCGAGCTGCGGACGTTGGGCGAGTTGACCAGCGTCGCCTGGGAGCACGACGTGCAGGTGATGATCGAAGGCCCCGGCCATGTGCCGATGCACAAGATCAAGGAGAACGTGGACCTGCAGCAGGAACTGTGCCACCAGGCGCCGTTCTACACGCTCGGCCCGCTGACCACCGACATCGCGCCGGCATACGACCACATCACCTCGGCGATCGGCGCGGCGATGATCGGCATGTTCGGCACCGCGATGCTCTGCTACGTCACGCCGAAGGAGCATCTGGGGCTGCCGGACCGCGACGACGTGAAGGCCGGAGTGATCGCGTACAAGATCGCGGCGCACGCCGCCGACCTGGCCAAGGGGCATCCGGGGGCGCAGGCCTGGGACGACGCGTTGTCCAAGGCCCGGTTCGAGTTCCGCTGGGAGGACCAGTTCAACCTGTCGCTGGACCCGGAGACGGCCCGGTCGTACCACGACGCCACGCTGCCGGCCGAGCCGGCGAAGTCGGCGCACTTCTGCTCGATGTGCGGACCGAAGTTCTGCTCGATGAAGATTACGCAGGATCTGAAGGAGTACGCCCAGCAGGGCATGAGGGACAAGTCGGACGAGTTCGTCGCCGCTGGTGGGCGGGTCTACCTGCCGCTGGCCTGA
- a CDS encoding LLM class F420-dependent oxidoreductase gives MRVSVFTEPHRGASYDDQLRLARLAEESGFEGYLRADHYQSMGEQLALPGPTDAWLTLAALARETTRIRLGTLVTSATFRLPGPLAVMVAQVDQMSGGRVDLGIGAGWYAREHTSYGLPFPPVGERFDRLAEQLEVITGLWRTPVGDTYSFYGDHYQLVDAPALPKPVQVPGPPIIVGGRGPKRTPELAARFADEFNMPFKSVPETAAAYERVIEACHRTGRTEQDRPPLTLSAGIVIAIGRTDAEAARRAAPLHEKSALPPEDPVVGSPAQLVDRIGEFAAIGTSRVHLRFIDLADLDHLELVAAEVLPQLS, from the coding sequence ATGCGGGTCAGCGTGTTCACCGAACCGCACCGTGGTGCCAGCTACGACGACCAGCTGCGGCTGGCCCGGCTCGCCGAGGAGTCCGGCTTCGAGGGCTACCTGCGGGCCGACCACTACCAGTCGATGGGTGAGCAGCTCGCCCTGCCAGGCCCGACCGACGCCTGGCTGACGCTGGCCGCGCTGGCCCGCGAGACGACCCGGATCCGGCTCGGCACCCTGGTCACCTCGGCCACGTTCCGGCTGCCCGGCCCGCTGGCGGTGATGGTCGCCCAGGTCGACCAGATGAGCGGCGGCCGGGTCGATCTCGGCATCGGCGCCGGCTGGTACGCCCGCGAGCACACCTCGTACGGGCTGCCGTTCCCGCCGGTCGGCGAACGGTTCGACCGGCTCGCCGAGCAGCTCGAGGTGATCACCGGGCTGTGGCGGACCCCGGTCGGCGACACGTACAGCTTCTACGGCGACCACTACCAGCTGGTCGACGCGCCGGCGCTGCCAAAGCCGGTGCAGGTGCCCGGCCCACCGATCATCGTCGGTGGGCGGGGCCCGAAACGCACCCCGGAGCTGGCCGCCCGGTTCGCCGACGAGTTCAACATGCCGTTCAAATCGGTGCCCGAGACGGCGGCCGCGTACGAACGGGTGATCGAGGCCTGCCACCGGACCGGGCGTACCGAGCAGGACCGGCCGCCGCTGACCCTGTCGGCCGGCATCGTCATCGCGATCGGCCGCACCGACGCCGAAGCCGCCCGCCGGGCCGCGCCGCTGCACGAGAAGAGCGCGCTGCCGCCGGAGGATCCGGTGGTCGGCTCCCCGGCACAGCTGGTGGACCGGATCGGCGAGTTCGCCGCGATCGGCACGAGCCGGGTGCACCTGCGCTTCATCGACCTGGCCGACCTGGACCACCTCGAGCTGGTCGCCGCCGAGGTGCTGCCGCAGCTGAGCTGA
- the thiS gene encoding sulfur carrier protein ThiS gives MELIVNGAPVTTPTGATLADVVRTVTDADRGVAVAINGEVVPRSGWPAEQLCDGDRVEVLIAAQGG, from the coding sequence ATGGAGCTGATCGTGAACGGCGCGCCGGTGACCACGCCGACCGGTGCCACGCTCGCCGACGTCGTCCGTACGGTCACCGACGCCGACCGGGGCGTCGCCGTCGCCATCAACGGTGAGGTGGTGCCGCGCAGCGGCTGGCCGGCCGAGCAGCTGTGCGACGGCGACCGGGTCGAGGTGCTCATCGCGGCCCAGGGCGGGTGA
- a CDS encoding ABC transporter ATP-binding protein, translating to MIELSGVGRTFTGRSGTVEALQGIDLSVAAGEFVAVVGRSGCGKSTLLRLIAGLLPTTAGTVTVGGQRVVKARRDIAMLFQRPALLPWRSVLDNVLLPVEIFGLRRAQHRARALELLDLVGLTGFEKRLPHELSGGMQQRVSLCRSLITEPRVMLMDEPFSALDALTREELSVELQRIHMERAATIVFVTHSIDEAVLLADRVVVLSPRPGRIRKIVPIDIPRPRSLGRNAHTEDVARCSADLHEVLMERESPASAGIGGE from the coding sequence ATGATCGAGCTCAGTGGCGTCGGGCGCACGTTCACCGGCCGGTCCGGCACAGTGGAAGCCCTGCAGGGCATCGACCTGTCGGTCGCCGCCGGCGAGTTCGTCGCGGTCGTCGGCCGCTCCGGCTGCGGCAAGTCCACCCTGCTGCGGCTGATCGCCGGGCTGCTGCCGACGACCGCCGGCACCGTCACCGTCGGCGGGCAGCGGGTGGTCAAGGCCCGCCGCGACATCGCGATGCTGTTCCAACGCCCGGCACTGCTGCCCTGGCGGTCGGTGCTGGACAACGTCCTGCTGCCGGTGGAGATCTTCGGGCTGCGCCGCGCCCAGCACCGGGCCAGGGCACTGGAGCTGCTCGACCTGGTCGGCCTGACCGGATTCGAGAAGCGACTGCCGCACGAGCTCTCCGGCGGCATGCAGCAACGGGTGTCGCTGTGCCGCTCGCTGATCACCGAGCCGCGGGTCATGCTGATGGACGAGCCGTTCTCCGCCCTGGACGCCCTCACCCGGGAGGAGTTGTCGGTCGAGCTGCAGCGCATCCACATGGAACGCGCGGCCACCATCGTCTTCGTCACCCATTCGATCGACGAGGCGGTCCTGCTCGCCGACCGGGTCGTCGTGCTCAGCCCCCGACCGGGGCGGATCCGCAAGATCGTGCCGATCGACATCCCGCGCCCACGCAGCCTGGGGCGCAACGCGCACACCGAGGACGTCGCGCGGTGCAGCGCCGACCTGCACGAGGTCCTGATGGAACGGGAATCCCCGGCGTCGGCCGGGATCGGAGGAGAGTGA
- a CDS encoding ABC transporter substrate-binding protein, which translates to MTRLTRTIAATAMAAALAVTGACSADDGDEASGGGAEEVKKVTYLTSFGNFGRDSYAWVAKDKGFFTEAGFDVEIKPGAGTGDNIKTVVAGQAHFTPIDLTGGLLQFGNGQAKDFVVVAGIQQRTMAAIIALDGNGITTPKDLEGKKLADTPGSVVRNLFPTYASLAGIDETKVEWVNGTPQTLMGTLASGQVDGIGQFVVGKPTVETVAQGKAAVVLPYSDIMTDLYGNVLITSTKIAEEDPEMVKRFSAALLKGLEYSIANPQEAGEILAKNVEEANPAAAAAELELMAAFVKSTSSGVPVGALDSQRIARSIAILQGAGAIPAGLEPEQVVNFDLAPNAAS; encoded by the coding sequence ATGACAAGGCTCACCCGAACGATCGCCGCAACCGCCATGGCCGCGGCCCTCGCGGTCACCGGCGCATGTAGCGCGGACGACGGTGACGAGGCCTCAGGCGGCGGCGCCGAGGAAGTGAAGAAAGTGACGTACCTCACTTCCTTCGGCAACTTCGGCCGTGATTCGTACGCCTGGGTCGCCAAGGACAAAGGCTTCTTCACCGAGGCCGGATTCGATGTGGAGATCAAGCCCGGTGCCGGCACCGGCGACAACATCAAGACCGTCGTCGCCGGACAGGCCCACTTCACCCCGATCGACCTGACCGGTGGCCTGTTGCAGTTCGGCAACGGACAGGCCAAGGACTTCGTCGTCGTCGCCGGCATCCAGCAACGCACCATGGCGGCGATCATCGCCCTGGACGGCAACGGCATCACCACCCCGAAGGACCTGGAAGGCAAGAAGCTCGCCGACACCCCCGGCTCGGTGGTACGCAACCTCTTCCCGACGTACGCATCGCTGGCCGGCATCGACGAGACCAAGGTGGAGTGGGTCAACGGCACCCCGCAGACCCTGATGGGCACCCTCGCCTCGGGGCAGGTCGACGGCATCGGCCAGTTCGTCGTCGGTAAGCCCACCGTGGAGACCGTCGCCCAGGGCAAGGCCGCCGTCGTGCTGCCGTACAGCGACATCATGACCGACCTGTACGGCAACGTGCTGATCACCTCGACGAAGATCGCCGAGGAGGACCCGGAGATGGTCAAGCGGTTCAGCGCCGCGCTGCTCAAGGGCCTGGAGTACAGCATCGCCAACCCGCAGGAGGCCGGCGAGATCCTGGCGAAGAACGTGGAGGAGGCCAACCCGGCCGCCGCCGCCGCCGAACTCGAGCTGATGGCCGCGTTCGTCAAGTCCACCAGCTCCGGCGTGCCGGTCGGGGCGCTGGACAGCCAGCGGATCGCCCGCAGCATCGCGATCCTGCAGGGTGCCGGTGCGATCCCGGCGGGCCTGGAGCCGGAGCAGGTCGTCAACTTCGACCTGGCGCCGAACGCCGCGTCCTGA
- a CDS encoding ABC transporter permease — protein sequence MTVLKPAARPVRAVPVAAPPGRPGGGRAAAVLLPLAGLLVTGLAWWLATSVLQLVHPAVLPPPQDVWGAFTPRAQRLLEHTLTTTLETVTGFALSTVVGVLIGLALAISQTVERMFSPLLVALNAVPKIALAPLLVATLGWGQQPILTMVFLLCFFPIVLGTATGLTSTPADLAELARSLDASRWQTFRKVRLPAALPQIFVGLKVAMPLAAIGAIIGEFYAGEEGLGYFIVQTGGMGETAAAGAAIILVALMSIVLYFSVVLVERQLLPWVRETTSAR from the coding sequence ATGACCGTACTCAAACCTGCGGCCCGACCGGTACGGGCCGTGCCCGTGGCCGCGCCGCCGGGGCGGCCCGGCGGTGGCCGGGCCGCCGCCGTGCTGCTGCCACTGGCCGGCCTGCTGGTGACGGGGCTCGCCTGGTGGCTGGCCACCAGCGTGCTCCAACTGGTCCACCCGGCGGTGCTACCACCCCCGCAGGACGTGTGGGGTGCCTTCACCCCGCGTGCCCAGCGACTGCTGGAGCACACCCTGACGACCACCCTCGAGACCGTCACCGGCTTCGCTCTATCCACTGTCGTCGGGGTGCTGATCGGGCTGGCGCTGGCCATCTCCCAGACGGTCGAGCGGATGTTCTCCCCGTTGCTGGTGGCGCTCAACGCCGTACCGAAGATCGCGCTCGCGCCGCTGCTCGTCGCCACCCTCGGGTGGGGTCAGCAGCCGATCCTGACGATGGTCTTCCTGCTCTGCTTCTTCCCGATCGTGCTGGGCACCGCGACCGGGCTGACCTCCACCCCCGCCGACCTCGCCGAACTGGCCCGGTCGTTGGACGCCTCCCGCTGGCAGACGTTCCGCAAGGTGCGGTTGCCGGCCGCGCTGCCGCAGATCTTCGTCGGATTGAAGGTCGCGATGCCGCTGGCCGCGATCGGCGCGATCATCGGTGAGTTCTACGCCGGTGAGGAGGGCCTGGGTTACTTCATCGTGCAGACCGGCGGGATGGGGGAGACCGCCGCCGCTGGGGCCGCGATCATCCTGGTCGCGTTGATGAGCATCGTGCTCTACTTCAGCGTCGTACTGGTCGAACGGCAGCTGCTGCCCTGGGTCCGGGAGACCACCTCGGCCCGCTGA
- a CDS encoding thiazole synthase yields MPFTVAGHSFDSRLILGTGGAANLHILEQAIAASGTGLVTVALRRVDSAATMHGGLLDLLERCGVRLLPNTAGCYTATEAVKVAHLAREAFDTDWVKLEVIGDERTLLPDGAELLRAAEQLVDEGFTVLPYTTDDPVLARRLADVGCAAVMPAGAPIGSGLGILNPHHIRLIRQSVDIPVILDAGVGTASDAALAMELGCDAVLLASAVTRAADPVAMATAMRYAIDAGRLAARAGRIPKRFHALASTPDEGRPEL; encoded by the coding sequence ATGCCGTTCACCGTCGCCGGGCACAGCTTCGACTCCCGGCTGATCCTCGGCACCGGCGGCGCCGCCAACCTGCACATCCTGGAGCAGGCGATCGCCGCCAGCGGCACCGGGTTGGTCACCGTCGCACTGCGCCGGGTGGACAGCGCCGCCACCATGCACGGCGGGCTGCTCGACCTGCTGGAACGCTGCGGCGTACGGCTGTTGCCGAACACGGCCGGCTGCTACACCGCCACCGAGGCGGTGAAGGTGGCCCACCTGGCCCGCGAGGCGTTCGACACCGACTGGGTGAAGCTGGAGGTCATCGGCGACGAACGGACCCTGCTACCGGACGGCGCCGAGCTGCTGCGCGCCGCCGAGCAGCTGGTCGACGAGGGTTTCACCGTGCTGCCGTACACCACCGACGATCCGGTGCTGGCCCGGCGGCTGGCCGACGTCGGCTGCGCGGCGGTGATGCCGGCCGGCGCGCCGATCGGCTCCGGCCTGGGCATCCTCAACCCGCACCACATCCGACTGATCCGTCAGTCGGTCGACATCCCGGTGATCCTGGACGCCGGGGTCGGCACCGCCTCCGACGCCGCGCTCGCCATGGAGCTGGGCTGCGACGCGGTGCTGTTGGCCAGCGCGGTGACCCGGGCAGCCGACCCGGTGGCGATGGCCACCGCGATGCGGTACGCCATCGACGCCGGCCGGCTGGCGGCCCGCGCCGGCCGGATCCCGAAACGGTTCCACGCGTTGGCGTCCACCCCGGACGAGGGGCGGCCCGAGCTGTGA
- the thiO gene encoding glycine oxidase ThiO, giving the protein MTATGSGHANGRADVAVVGGGPIGMGIAWRCAQRGLRTVLHDPAPGSGASSVAAGMLAPVAESHFGEAELTRLLVDSAARWPAFAAELTAVTGQDIGYRTDGTLVVTLTGDDQREAHRLWAYQQSLDLPITLLRATALREREPALAPRARGGALMPDDHQVDPRRLVAALDTALDRAGVTVVPQPVTDVSTLDAQVVVVAAGCGSATLTGLPIRPVKGQILRLRAPAGAVGFRHVIRGYADGRHVYLVPRGDGEVVVGATVEERGDTTVTAGAVLELLRAAADLLPEIAEYELVEARAAARPGTPDNAPLLGWHRMPGDGRRVLVATGHHRHGIVLTPVTADLIADLAAGADPDPVLAPFQPGRFTAATRENAREKEPWS; this is encoded by the coding sequence ATGACGGCGACAGGCAGCGGACACGCCAACGGCCGGGCCGATGTGGCGGTGGTCGGCGGCGGGCCGATCGGCATGGGCATCGCCTGGCGGTGCGCGCAGCGTGGACTGCGTACCGTGCTGCACGACCCGGCACCCGGGTCCGGGGCGTCGTCGGTGGCCGCCGGGATGCTCGCCCCGGTCGCCGAGTCGCACTTCGGCGAGGCGGAGCTGACCCGGCTGCTGGTCGACTCGGCGGCCCGCTGGCCGGCGTTCGCCGCCGAGCTGACCGCCGTCACCGGCCAGGACATCGGCTACCGCACCGACGGCACCCTGGTCGTCACCCTCACCGGCGACGACCAGCGGGAGGCGCACCGGCTCTGGGCGTACCAGCAGAGCCTGGACCTGCCGATCACGCTGCTGCGCGCCACGGCGCTGCGCGAGCGCGAACCGGCGCTGGCCCCGAGGGCACGCGGCGGGGCACTGATGCCCGACGACCACCAGGTCGACCCGCGTCGGCTGGTCGCGGCGTTGGACACCGCGCTGGACCGCGCCGGGGTCACCGTGGTCCCGCAGCCGGTCACCGACGTTTCCACACTGGACGCGCAAGTGGTCGTCGTCGCGGCCGGCTGCGGTTCGGCGACGCTCACCGGGCTGCCGATCCGGCCGGTCAAAGGCCAGATCCTGCGGCTGCGGGCACCCGCCGGCGCCGTCGGGTTCCGGCACGTGATCCGGGGGTACGCCGACGGCCGGCACGTCTACCTGGTGCCGCGCGGCGACGGTGAGGTGGTCGTCGGTGCCACCGTCGAGGAACGCGGCGACACCACCGTCACCGCCGGAGCGGTGCTGGAGCTGCTGCGCGCCGCCGCCGACCTGCTGCCGGAGATCGCCGAGTACGAGCTGGTCGAGGCGCGGGCAGCGGCCCGGCCCGGTACACCGGACAACGCGCCGCTGCTCGGCTGGCACCGAATGCCAGGGGACGGAAGGCGGGTGCTGGTGGCGACCGGGCATCACCGGCACGGCATCGTGCTGACCCCGGTGACCGCCGACCTGATCGCCGACCTGGCCGCCGGTGCCGACCCGGATCCGGTGCTGGCACCGTTCCAACCGGGCCGGTTCACCGCCGCGACCAGGGAGAACGCGAGGGAGAAGGAGCCATGGAGCTGA
- the thiD gene encoding bifunctional hydroxymethylpyrimidine kinase/phosphomethylpyrimidine kinase, with product MAADRSTPVVAMTIAGSDSGGGAGIQADLKVFAALGVHGTSAVTAVTAQNTTGVTSVHQLPASQVLAQIEAVRADLPVAAVKTGMLGTARVAGAVAALARAGDLPNLVVDPVLVSTSGHRLGVVGAVERLLPYALVATPNRAEASALVGWPVRTPDEMARAAAELVAGGPRFVVVTGGDPDGTSTDPAAVDVVATAPDPAAGAGVAGDSWQLAGERLATRNTHGTGCSFAAAVAARLALGDDVPAALDVAKGYVAGALAGAAHWRLGAGHGPVDHFGWSRQPLSI from the coding sequence ATGGCCGCCGACCGAAGCACTCCGGTCGTGGCGATGACGATCGCCGGATCCGACTCCGGCGGCGGCGCCGGCATCCAGGCCGACCTGAAGGTCTTCGCCGCGCTCGGCGTCCACGGCACCAGCGCGGTCACCGCGGTGACCGCGCAGAACACCACCGGGGTCACCAGCGTCCACCAACTGCCGGCGAGTCAGGTGCTGGCCCAGATCGAGGCGGTCCGCGCCGACCTGCCGGTGGCCGCGGTCAAGACCGGCATGCTCGGTACGGCGCGGGTCGCCGGGGCGGTCGCCGCCCTGGCCCGGGCGGGGGATCTGCCGAACCTGGTCGTCGATCCGGTGCTGGTCTCCACCAGCGGGCACCGGCTCGGGGTGGTCGGGGCGGTGGAGCGGCTGCTGCCGTACGCCCTGGTGGCGACGCCGAACCGGGCGGAGGCGTCGGCGCTGGTCGGCTGGCCGGTGCGGACACCCGATGAGATGGCGCGGGCGGCGGCCGAGCTGGTCGCCGGCGGGCCGAGGTTCGTGGTGGTCACCGGCGGCGACCCGGACGGTACGTCGACCGACCCGGCGGCGGTCGACGTGGTCGCGACGGCACCGGACCCGGCGGCAGGTGCCGGTGTCGCCGGTGACAGCTGGCAGCTGGCCGGTGAGCGGCTGGCCACCCGCAACACCCACGGCACCGGCTGCAGTTTCGCGGCGGCGGTCGCCGCCCGGCTGGCCCTCGGCGACGACGTACCGGCCGCGTTGGACGTCGCCAAGGGGTACGTCGCGGGGGCGTTGGCCGGGGCAGCGCACTGGCGGCTGGGTGCCGGGCACGGCCCGGTCGACCACTTCGGCTGGTCCCGCCAGCCGCTGTCCATCTGA
- a CDS encoding thiamine phosphate synthase, whose protein sequence is MNGILLLTDRRQATRPLPEVVAAAVAGGVRQVVLRERDLLRAQRAALADRLRALLAPVAGTLIVAGPDPLGGDAVHLSAAGPYPPPGHGLVGRSCHDEAELGRLTTEDYVTVSPVFATASKPGYGPALGPTGLARLARRAGRPVVALAGVATAEQVATCRAAGAAGVAVMGAVMRAADPAAVVRELTAGLLPAEVSC, encoded by the coding sequence GTGAACGGGATTCTGCTGCTCACCGACCGCCGGCAGGCGACCCGGCCGCTGCCGGAGGTGGTGGCGGCGGCGGTCGCCGGTGGCGTCCGGCAGGTCGTGCTACGGGAACGCGACCTGCTCCGGGCGCAGCGCGCCGCGCTGGCCGACCGGCTGCGCGCCCTGCTCGCCCCGGTCGCCGGCACCCTGATCGTCGCCGGTCCGGACCCGCTCGGCGGTGACGCCGTGCACCTGAGCGCCGCCGGACCGTACCCCCCGCCGGGTCACGGGCTGGTCGGGCGCTCCTGCCACGACGAGGCCGAACTCGGCCGACTGACCACGGAGGACTACGTGACGGTGTCACCGGTGTTCGCGACCGCGTCCAAGCCCGGCTACGGGCCGGCACTCGGCCCGACCGGACTTGCCCGCCTGGCCCGCCGGGCCGGCCGGCCGGTGGTCGCGCTCGCCGGGGTGGCCACGGCGGAGCAGGTCGCCACCTGCCGGGCGGCCGGTGCCGCAGGGGTGGCGGTGATGGGCGCGGTGATGCGTGCCGCCGATCCGGCGGCCGTGGTCCGCGAGCTGACCGCCGGGTTGCTGCCGGCCGAGGTGAGCTGCTGA